One stretch of Camelus bactrianus isolate YW-2024 breed Bactrian camel chromosome 19, ASM4877302v1, whole genome shotgun sequence DNA includes these proteins:
- the SCP2D1 gene encoding SCP2 sterol-binding domain-containing protein 1: MWKRIDHQPKIKAGDGPQAGQFKELGPAQEPAVPHPLKLSEFQSFSVFEDISHHIKEEGAQLVKKVNAIFQLDITKDGKIILQWTIDLKTGSGDTYPGPARLPADTVFTIPEPVFMELVLGKMNPQKAFLAGKFKVSGKVLLGQKLERVFKDWAKY, from the coding sequence ATGTGGAAAAGAATTGACCATCAACCGAAGATCAAAGCAGGGGATGGGCCTCAGGCAGGCCAGTTCAAGGAACTGGGTCCAGCTCAGGAACCTGCCGTGCCACACCCTCTCAAGCTGTCAGAATTCCAGAGCTTCTCCGTGTTCGAGGACATCAGCCATCACATCAAAGAGGAGGGGGCCCAACTGGTAAAGAAAGTCAATGCCATCTTTCAGCTGGACATCACCAAGGATGGGAAGATCATTCTGCAGTGGACCATCGATCTGAAGACTGGTTCTGGGGACACGTACCCAGGACCCgccaggctcccagcagacactgTCTTCACAATCCCGGAGCCTGTCTTTATGGAGTTGGTTTTGGGCAAAATGAACCCTCAGAAGGCTTTCCTTGCCGGCAAGTTCAAAGTGAGTGGCAAAGTTCTGCTTGGCCAGAAGCTGGAGAGGGTTTTCAAAGACTGGGCTAAATATTAA